One window of the Helicoverpa zea isolate HzStark_Cry1AcR chromosome 7, ilHelZeax1.1, whole genome shotgun sequence genome contains the following:
- the LOC124631977 gene encoding chymotrypsin-C-like: MSRILFLFCILASVWGANSISVTKNESVLVSYLPCDLAFINFVRINESNWQGLLHFSLFPGLKEVLMEIYFEKEVTISPILNFPSVSLEYGKQSFVLRSKRPLPKTYTFNVFTGFQKADEKDVPKVHNLTLNNVILCSSIKRKQSIESLNVKKIFNGKHYAHSCGKRSIHHAEHLSLRTEAQAGDWPWHVAIFYEQDSTFHYQCGGSIVSTTAVLTAGHCIIDNIPTKDYFVVVGTSSVANTTENDFDMKSLRVQQIIKHPKYKREFSTADLAIIKVEKIEFSVHVQPVCIWGPSHDKSELFGMETMIVGFGENEHGVLHKDLRAINMIVQKDTTCKYLSRLLNKSTFCAGNGPDSMTNVRNGDSGGGLLVRVSQPDYTNTWFIRGVLSKCGTSATTSSQVQPLTCDPQEYVVFTDVAAHYGWINQNAGLLNPSLVTA; this comes from the exons ATGAGCagaatcttatttttattttgtatcttaGCGAGTGTTTGGGGAGCTAATTCTATATCAGTGACTAAAAATGAATCCGTTTTAGTAAGCTATCTTCCCTGTGATTTGGCTTTTATAAATTTTGTAAGAATAAATGAAAGTAACTGGCAGGGATTATTGCACTTTTCACTATTCCCGGGTTTAAAAGAGGTATTGATGgagatttattttgaaaaagaagTTACTATAAGTCCG ATATTGAATTTTCCCAGTGTTTCACTGGAATATGGCAAGCAGAGCTTTGTGTTGCGATCGAAGCGTCCGTTACCAAAAACATATACATTTAATGTGTTTACTGGTTTTCAAAAAGCTGATGAAAAAGATGTCCCAAAAGTCCATAATTTAACATTGAATAATGTAATACTCTGCAGTAGTATAAAG AGAAAACAATCAATAGAATCGCTgaacgttaaaaaaatattcaacggCAAGCATTACGCTCATTCCTGTGGTAAAAGATCAATTCACCATGCAGAACACCTTTCCTTGAGGACTGAAGCCCAAGCTGGTGACTGGCCTTGGCATGTCGCTATATTTTATGAACAGGACTCTACATTTCACTATCAATGTGGCGGTAGTATTGTGTCTACAACTGCTGTCTTAACAG ctgGGCACTGTATTATTGACAATATTCCAACTAAGGATTACTTCGTAGTTGTTGGCACCAGTAGTGTTGCTAATACTACTGAAAATGATTTTGATATGAAGTCTTTACGA GTACAGCAAATTATAAAACATCCAAAATATAAGAGAGAGTTTTCTACAGCAGATTTGGCTATCATCAAAGTAGAGAAAATAGAATTCAGTGTCCATGTACAACCTGTTTGCATTTGGGGTCCTAGTCACGACAAGAGTGAACTGTTTGGGATGGAAACTATG attgTAGGATTTGGTGAGAATGAACACGGTGTACTCCACAAGGACCTGAGAGCGATTAACATGATAGTTCAAAAAGATACGACATGTAAATATCTGTCAAGGTTATTGAACAAATCTACTTTCTGCGCTGGAAATGGACCTGACAGTA tGACCAATGTTCGTAACGGTGACAGCGGGGGGGGTCTGTTAGTGCGCGTTTCTCAGCCTGATTACACCAATACCTGGTTCATTCGCGGAGTCCTTTCTAAATGTGGAACTTCAGCTACTACTTCATCACAAGTACAACCACTGACTTGCGATCCGCAAGAGTATGTGGTATTCACTGATGTGGCAGCACATTATGGCTGGATCAATCAAAATGCAGGGTTACTGAACCCGAGTCTTGTGACTGCATAA
- the LOC124632002 gene encoding venom peptide isomerase heavy chain-like — translation MGKTFLILVCTLASVWGVNCVSLSKNETVLTSYHPCDLAFIHFERINASKWMGNLNFGLYPNLKEAFLKVYFEKEVIITPIFNNLSISLKSHKKALELHSKPPIPKLYAFNVFTSSQNASNVPQVHNLTLNNEILCSSLKRNQSLQSLNATQKFNNNGKAYSCGRRSIKHAEIVSLRTEAKAGDWPWHVAVFVKLNGTTFYQCGGSIVSTNAVLTAAHCIAPGIPPKDYLVVAGISKVNKTGNEYYTMQNLTVQNIIIHKKYRPMQSTADLAILKVNNIQFTDYVRPVCIWASSTNKTELFGKEATIVGFGKNERNVPNSDLRAIKIMVQRDTTCARLSEFLNNYTFCAGNGPNTITNVSSGDSGGGLVMRTSQPDHGITWFIRGVLSKCGKLSTLNMCDLKEYVVFTDVAAHYVWIYQNSGLVNTINTTG, via the exons ATGGGcaagacatttttaattttagtttgtacCTTAGCAAGTGTTTGGGGGGTTAATTGTGTATCATTGTCTAAAAATGAAACTGTTTTAACGAGTTACCATCCCTGTGATTTAGCTTTTATACATTTTGAAAGAATCAATGCAAGTAAGTGGATGGGAAACTTGAACTTTGGGCTGTACCCTAATTTAAAAGAGGCATTTTTAAAGGTCTATTTTGAAAAAGAAGTTATTATTACTCCG atttttaacaATCTCAGTATATCATTGAAGTCCCATAAAAAGGCCTTAGAGTTACACTCTAAACCTCCAATACCGAAGTTGTATGCATTTAACGTGTTCACCAGTTCTCAAAATGCAAGCAATGTACCACAAGTTCACAACTTGACATTAAACAATGAAATTCTTTGTAGCAGTTTGAAG AGGAATCAATCTTTACAATCCTTGAACGCCACCCAAAAATTTAACAACAATGGAAAAGCATATTCATGTGGTAGAAGGTCTATCAAACATGCAGAGATAGTTTCCTTGAGGACTGAAGCAAAAGCCGGTGACTGGCCCTGGCATGTGGCAGTTTTTGTCAAACTAAATGGCACTACTTTCTATCAATGTGGCGGTAGTATTGTGTCTACAAATGCTGTTTTAACAG CTGCTCACTGTATTGCCCCTGGTATTCCACCTAAGGATTACCTCGTTGTGGCTGGCATCAGTAAAGTTAACAAAACAGGCAATGAGTATTATACTATGCAGAATCTAACT GTTCAGAatataataattcataaaaaatataggccTATGCAGTCTACAGCGGATCTTGCTATCCTAAAGGTGAACAACATACAATTCACGGACTATGTACGACCTGTGTGTATTTGGGCTTCTAGCACTAATAAGACAGAATTATTTGGGAAAGAAGCTACG ATCGTTGGATTTGGCAAGAATGAACGTAACGTACCCAACAGTGACCTAAGGGCGATTAAAATTATGGTGCAGAGAGATACAACATGTGCACGCCTCTCAGAGTTTTTGAACAATTACACTTTTTGCGCTGGAAATGGACCTAATACAA TAACCAATGTAAGTAGCGGTGACAGTGGAGGAGGTTTGGTAATGCGCACTTCTCAGCCTGACCACGGTATCACCTGGTTCATTCGCGGAGTCCTATCTAAATGTGGGAAACTGTCTACTTTGAATATGTGTGACCTAAAAGAGTATGTAGTATTCACCGATGTTGCAGCACATTATGTTTGGATATACCAAAATTCGGGTTTAGTGAACACAATTAATACAACTGGCTAA